Genomic DNA from Alistipes indistinctus YIT 12060:
GTCTCCCTCGGGGAGCTACGTTACATGTCACATATTCCTGCATATCAGTTTCATATTTTTGGATCGGGAAATATTCCAAACCGTTCTGCCCATTGGCCGGCCCCTTCCGGACGCCTGCCCGGTCTTCGTCTTCCTGTTCTTGATCACCCGTCTCTGTGATCCGTTATCCTCTGCCTCAACAAAAACCGACACCCGCAGCAATCGCCGAATCCGGTCAATCAAATACGTGACTTCGAAAAATCCCGGAGGAAAGAACCGCGTGTTTAACTTACGACCTTTTACTAACCAAAATGAATTAGTCCTATCCTCCGGGAGATGATAAGTTACGATAAGGCTACTCTGTCCCCAACCCCTTGCCTTTGATACGTTCGTAAAAGCAAGCTGCAGCCGTAAGGGCATAAGGATAAAACCAGATGAATCCGACACCCAGCGTGACGATACACAGCAAAAACCAACCGACCAGTCTCAGCGACAACAGGAACAGTTCCGTTTTGTGCCCGTTCATCATCTTCCAGCTCGCGTTCATGGAGCCGAACACCCCGAGCTCGGGCCGGTCGCGCAGGATGTAGAGCGACATGGACAGACCCAGCGACAGGACAAATCCCGGCACGATAAACAGGCATATGCCGATGAAGCATGCAATCACCGTCAGCAGGAAGATACCCAAAATAGGCAGGTAAAGCCGCAACGGGGGAAAAAGACGCCCCAGCCCGGTAGGCTCATCGCGCGTCATGTCCAGATAGATATACTGGGCGCCAGCGACGACCTGAACAGCTATGAGCAGATAGGCCGCCGTATACAGCAGCGGGTTGACAAACCGCAAGCAAGCGACAGCCAACAGAATCAGAAGAAGGCACACCGAAACGGAGACTGCCTTTCCCCAGCGGCCCCGCAAAACCTGCCGGGCTTCAGTCAAAATTTCTACAAGTTTAATCTTTTCCATAAAGTTTGGGGTTTGAAGGTTAGGTTACAATTTGGTGCCGTGCGTCGCACGCCACCAGACCGTCCACCCGCCGCCGTAACTGCCGGGACGGTCGAAGTGCCGGAGATTCCTTAACCAACCACCATTCCCTATAGAGTTGGATTCTCCAGGCACTTCTTCCGCCAGGGCAGCCAGCCCGTCCGTCGGGCCGGTATTCAGAATGGCGGAGCGAACAGGCATTCCAAAACCACGGGGTAAACCGGCGCAGGCAGTTCGGGCGGACGGCTCCGGAGCGGGGTCTCCGGTGCAGCCCGGACGGCACGAGATGGTCGGCAACGATCATCCGTAGCACAGCGGGGAGCCGTTACTGCCGCACGCAGCGGATCGGGAACGCGTATCCCCTGTCATAATTCGCTTTCAGGTTGATGCTCGGGCCTGTCGTGGTATATTCCCAAGCACTCCCGGTATTGGTATTAGTCCCCGCCGTGGAGCTCCAGTAGACCGGCTTCTGAGTCGCATAGTACCTGCTTCCGTCCTCACTGGCCCGCCATCCCGACGAAGGCATGAAGCTGCCGCTCACATAACCCGTGAAATTCGCCCAACTGCCGTAAATGCCGTTCACGCCGTCTTTCGTTCCCCAATAGCATTGCGTCGAGAGGAAAGCGATATTATCCGCCTGGGTCGGCATCCGCCACTTCTTGTTATCGACCGTGGAGCCGGAGCCGTACTTGATGTCGTAAACCGTAGTGCCGACCAGCTTGCACGGGTCGCCGAGGCCATCCATGGTGACCGTGCCATAATTGTGCTGGAGGGCCGTTCCGGTGGAATACGGAACGCTGTTCCAGTCGGTAATGGTGATATACTTGGAGTTCGTCGGGTTGAAGGCAATGTCGTCGAGCGAAAAGTTGTCCGTAACCGCACCCGGCAACCGGCTGTTTGCCCCGCCGGCATTGTAGAGGCCGACCACGCTGCCCCACTTGAAATAGAGTCCGGCGTCGTGCGGGTCGTCGGTCAGCACCAGCATCGCCTGGTCGCCCGTTCCCTGGATGGTGATGCGTTTGTAAAGCTCCTTCCATTTCGCGGTAAAGGTCGTGCTGGCCGTCACGGCCCCGCCGAACTTCTGGCCGTTGGTTCCGTCCGACCATCCGTCGAAAATATAGCCCTCACGAGTAGGATCGGGCGAAGGTTTCAGCCACTTTTCCTTAGCCGTCTTCACCTGGTCGGGTACCGCGGAGCCGCCGCTTCCCGTATCGAACTTCGCCGTCGCCTCGTCACCCCAGCGCGCATAGAGGATACCCCCCTGCTCCGGCATCGAAATCGTCGACAACACGGCCACGTCC
This window encodes:
- a CDS encoding DUF975 family protein — protein: MEKIKLVEILTEARQVLRGRWGKAVSVSVCLLLILLAVACLRFVNPLLYTAAYLLIAVQVVAGAQYIYLDMTRDEPTGLGRLFPPLRLYLPILGIFLLTVIACFIGICLFIVPGFVLSLGLSMSLYILRDRPELGVFGSMNASWKMMNGHKTELFLLSLRLVGWFLLCIVTLGVGFIWFYPYALTAAACFYERIKGKGLGTE